In Fimbriimonadaceae bacterium, one genomic interval encodes:
- the hrcA gene encoding heat-inducible transcriptional repressor HrcA — protein MDDLDARKQRLLRAVIVEYVSAAEPVGSEILVQKYDLGVRSATVRNELAEMAEMGYLEQPHTSAGRIPSDRGYRYFVDRLIVEREPELATKRRVRDVAQEGELLQSLLRDSARLLSRLTHLMSAAAIIRDAGLTVRSAVVSALGPTQGLLVVVLSNGHVESRMIECPPGLTLQDIGMANEQLTTGACGSTLRQLARSKPPAVQDAPGAQRLLVTVWASLRSLAGDLTRGTLITEGEEFMFGQPEFQRDAAAFSDLLDALKESDLLYEAIARPTDQHRAVTIGKENPNAQMHQFSVIRQNLFAGDTLAGTIAVVGPTRMAYDASIPLLNYTAQALTETLTRFLG, from the coding sequence ATGGACGATCTCGACGCACGCAAACAACGGTTGCTGCGCGCGGTGATCGTGGAGTACGTGAGCGCCGCCGAGCCGGTCGGCAGCGAGATTCTCGTTCAGAAATACGATTTGGGCGTGCGCTCGGCGACGGTTCGGAACGAGCTGGCGGAGATGGCGGAGATGGGGTATCTCGAGCAGCCCCACACCAGCGCGGGACGCATCCCCAGCGATCGCGGCTACCGGTACTTCGTCGATCGGCTGATCGTCGAGCGCGAGCCCGAGCTGGCCACCAAGCGCCGCGTGCGGGACGTGGCGCAGGAGGGCGAACTCCTCCAGAGTCTGCTGCGCGATTCGGCTCGCCTGCTGAGCCGCCTGACGCACCTGATGAGCGCGGCGGCGATCATCCGCGACGCGGGTCTGACCGTACGCAGCGCCGTGGTGAGCGCGCTGGGCCCCACGCAGGGCCTGCTCGTCGTCGTACTGAGCAACGGGCACGTCGAGAGCCGGATGATCGAGTGTCCGCCCGGGCTGACGCTGCAGGACATCGGGATGGCGAACGAGCAGTTGACGACGGGGGCGTGCGGGAGCACGCTTCGGCAGTTGGCGCGCTCCAAGCCGCCGGCGGTGCAGGACGCCCCCGGCGCGCAGCGTCTGCTGGTCACCGTATGGGCCTCGTTGCGGAGCCTGGCGGGGGACCTGACGCGGGGAACGTTGATCACGGAGGGCGAGGAGTTCATGTTCGGCCAGCCCGAGTTTCAACGCGACGCCGCGGCGTTCTCGGACCTATTGGATGCGTTGAAAGAGTCGGACCTGCTGTACGAGGCGATCGCACGGCCGACGGACCAGCACCGAGCGGTGACGATCGGAAAGGAGAACCCGAACGCGCAGATGCACCAGTTCAGCGTGATCCGGCAGAACCTGTTCGCGGGCGACACGCTCGCTGGAACGATTGCCGTCGTAGGCCCCACCCGCAT